The Atribacter laminatus genome contains the following window.
ATGACTGAGTGGGTGGATGAAATTGCCACGTCGTCCAACCAAAAATCGTTTGGACTCTTCGCAATGACGGTTTTATATAGGTATTTTCACCATCATCCTCACCTTCTCTAATCAAGGGAGAAGGAATTAAAAAAGCCGCCCTTTCGGCTTTTATCGCGCCCGATTAATAGAGCGACATGCCATGGCATGTCGAATCTTGGTTTTCGTCCTCATCTTACATAGGGGAAAGGAATGGATAGGACTCTGATCGTACAAAATATTAATTTTTTACCCCTTTCACCGAGTTCAATTTTATGAAAAAAAAGGATATACTACCGTTTGTATGCTTTTAACTGTCAACAAATAATACGCAAAATATTTTATAAAAGAAAATAAATAACTTAATCTTGAAGTGATATTCAAAGGAGAGTCTTTTGAAAGTAAATCGAGCACTGATAGCTGATCTTTCCTTGGCAGGAGTTTGCCTTGTCTGGGGAGGAACTTTTGTCATGATGAAAAACTTATTAGGCAGAGAAGCCCCGTTGAATGTTCTCTTTTGGCGATTTGCCATTGCCACTTTATTTTTGCTACTCATACTTCCAAAAAGAATACCAGATAAAAAAACCTTTAAATACGGCCTAATATTAGGAGTCGCTCTCTTTGGTGGTTATCTTTCTCAAACCTTTGGCTTAGTTTACACAACACCAGCCCGTTCAGCTTTTATCACCGGATTATCGGTTATTTTAGTCCCCTTTTTTTCTTTCATATTCCTACGAACCAAGCTGAAAAAAGAAACTATGATTGGAGTGGCTATGGCTCTGGTTGGATTAGCTTTTCTGACCTATAATCCTACCGAATTTTTAAAAGGGCAAATTTTTGGAGATTTATTAACCTTGGTTGGTGCCGCAGCTTATGGATTGCAGATCGTATTAGTTGAAAAGTTTTCCCAAAAAAGCCAAGCTCTTCCTTTAGTAATTATTGAAATGGGTACAGTGGCCTTTTTGAGCCTTTTATTAGCAATTCCTTTTCGATCTCTCCATTTTCCGGCTCAATGGACCGATATCGGCCAGTTTGTTTTTTTAGGGATTGCCGCAACTGGTTTGGCTTTCGCCATCCAAAAAGTAGCGCAAAAACACACTACCGCTATACACGTGGGAATCATTTTTGTTTTAGAACCGGTTTTTGCTGCAGTAGTTTCTTACTTTCTTTGGCAAGAGAAATTTACACCCCGCACTATAGCGGGGTGCTTCTTTATCGTTGCCGGGATTCTTTTTGCTGAAATATCACCCCGGCTTTTTAATCATTCACCGGATTCTGAATCAACAATTTTTAAATCAAATTCCAAGCCTTCAACATAGAGAAGATCAATAATTTTTTGAAGTAATCCCTGCTCTTCAGCTCGGCTCATAGGAGTCCCTTTTCTTCTAAAGTTAGTTAAAACAATTTTCATTTTATCGTCCTCCTGTTCCGGTCATGAGATCCGGTTTTATGCTTTTAATCGCTTTAAGGCAAGTTCAACTCGATCCATGGCTTCAGAAATATTTTCCATTGAATTTGAGAAAGAAATTCTTAAATAACCTTCACCCTGTTCACCAAAACAAGTTCCGGGGAGAAGCGCAACCCCAGCTTCTTGCAAAAGATAGGCAGCCATCTCTCGGGATGTTAATCCAAAAGATTTAATGTTGGGAAAATAATAAAAAGCACCATTTGGTTTGACGATTTGAACCCCTTCAATTTTGCTCATCCGATCAAATAAAAAGTCTCTTCTTCGACGAAATTCGTTGGACATATTCTGAACCGAGTCTCTCTCGAATAAAAGAGCTTCAGCTCCTGCCATCTGAGTAAAAGTACAGGTACATGAGTTGGAGTTGGTTACTAATAAAGTTAAATATCCGGCTAATTCCCGAGGAAGAACTGCATAACCCAACCTCCAACCGGTCATGGCAAAGGTTTTAGAAAAAGCATCGAGCAATACTGTTCTCTCTTTCATGCCTGGATATTGGAGTATGCTTACATGATCTCCATCATAAACTATTTCGCTATATACTTCATCAGTAAATACCATTAAGTCCTCTTCGATTGCAACTTGCGCTATTGCTTCTAAGTCTTCGGCCAATAATCTCGAACCAGTCGGATTATGAGGAGAATTTAAAACCAACATCTTGGTTTTCGAAGTTATCAAACTTTTTAGTTCATTGGTGTCCACCCGAAATCCATTCTCTTCTAAAAGAGGAAGTGGCACTGCTTTTGCTCCGGCAAAATCAATAATTGACCGATAAGCTGGAAACCCAGGATTAGGATATATCACCTCATCACCTGGCTGAAGAAGCATAAGAAAAGTTAAAAATATGACTGGTTTGGCTCCTGGGGTGATAACAACTTCCTCCGAATCAACGTTTACTCCCCGGGTTCTTTTCATGTAAGTTGTAACTGCTTCTTTTAAGTCGTTTAATCCAGAAGAAGGTACATAGTGGGTATGCCCAGTCTGGATAGCTTGAATTGCTTTATTTTTAACTCTTTCAGGAGTCTCAAAATCTGGTTCTCCGATTTCAAGATGAATAATATTTTTACCTAACTTCTCCAATTTTTGTGCTTGAGCTAAAACTTCAAAGGCACCTTCACCACTCAAGTGGTATACTCTGTCGGCAATAAAGTCATTCAGTTTGGCAAATTTTTTTACTTTCTCAATGGATTTCATGGTCTCACCTACCTTATTTGGTAATACTCTAACCACCGAACCGTCTTTTTGCAATACCTCAGTATTGAAATAAATAATAAACGGAATTACTCATTATATCATGAGAGCTCATTTTGCTAATATTACCCTCTCATTTCTTGAAGCTGATTTTGATGGGTAAATCCTTATGCCGTTTGGTAATAAACAGATAAGGATAAAATACAAATTTAGAAACGAATCGAATCCCGCATCCCCCCCCAGGAGAGAGGAAAGAAAAAAGCGAGAACTCTCTCGCCTGGAGAAAAAAATTAACTTGAAGGTTCGATCAGTGCTACCGCTTCGTAATGAGGTGTTTGAGGAAAAAGATCGATCCAGGTTATTTTTTTCAACATGAAATTATCTTCAGCAAATACCGCTAAATCACGAGCTAACGATGTGGTATTGCAAGAAACATAAACAATTTTTTCGGGATGAGCTGCGACTAAAGTTTTGATAACTTTTGGCGTCAAACCAGCTCGAGGAGGATCAACTATTCCTTTCTTAAGAGAACTTCCAATAACATCCAACAAAACCTTTTCAACTCTCCCACAAATAGCTTTATAAGAAGAAATCGAGTTTAGCGTCGCATTGAATCGAGCATCTTCAACAGCCTGGGGATTTTCTTCAATTCCAGTAATCCTGTTCCCCTGGCGTGACAGATACAATCCAATACTCCCATTCCCTGAATAAAGATCAAAAAGAGACTCTCCTGGTTGAAGATCAGTATAATTCTCAATAATTGGAAAAAGCAGCTCGCCGACATGAATATTAACCTGAAAAAAACTATCAATGGAGACTTTATACTGGGTTGAGCCAATGGTCTCGATATAGTATTCTGAGCCATATAATAGAATTTTCTCTTCAAATAGGAGGGCATTGGCTGGAGAATCATTAACAATATGTACCAAACCGGAGACACTGGGAAAATTATGGACCAAATCCTGAACCAGCCTATCCTCCTCGGGAAGTTTCCCACTTACTGTTGAAAGACCGATTAAATATTGGTCAAGGCTGCGGTTATAACGTATTAACAGATTTCTTAAAAAACCATCTTTGCGAACCGGATCATACCCTTTTAAGTTATTACGGTTCCCATAAGATCGAAAAAAATCTAATAACCCAGCAATCACCTTTTCATTCATCAAATAACAGGTTTGTAAATCAATAAGATCCCAGTATTTTCCCTTGGGTCTCAACCCGCAAATCAGTTTCCCATCTTGGGTACCAAAGTTAAATTCCATTTTGTTTCGATAGCCAAGGTGTTGAACTGATGGAATAAACCCTTCATAGTCTACTAGTGAAAGATTGACTTTCCCAATTCGTTCGATGGCATTGAGGGCATTTTTCTCTTTTATTGATACTTGCTCAGCATAATCCGCAAATTGAAGACTACAGCCACCACAACCCATTTGAAAATGAGGACAAACTGGCTCGATTCGCATCGGGGATTTTTCAATGAATTCACTGAGTTCTCCTTGCAGAAAATTTCTTTTGACTTTTCGAACTCCAACTCGACATTTTTCTCCAGGAAGAACCCCAGGTACAAATACCACCCAGTTTTGATGACGCATCACTCCAGTACAATCGGGAAGAGCAAAGGTCTCAACCGTTCCTTCGATAACATCACCTTTCTTCAGCATGAATGACTCCCCCGTTTTTGACGAATCACCTCATAAAGTCCTATACCAAAGGCAACCGATACGTTCAAAGAACTCACTAAATTTTCCATGGGAATAGAAACGACGTAATCGCAGAGTGAACGAATAATCTTTCGAACTCCTCGATCTTCCCCTCCTACTATAATTCCCCAAGAACCACGAGTAAAATCCATTTTCCATAAAGACAATTCAGCAGCAGCTTCAAAGGATACCATCCAGAAATTATTCTCGCGAAATTGCTTAACAATTCCAGTAAAATTATTTTCCTGAACAATATCGATTTTTTCCATTTCTCCCGCTGAAGCTTTTATTACTTCTGAATTTATCGGAGCGGTATGAGCCTTACTGGTTATAACTCCATCAACACCAAAAGCTGAAGCCGTCCTGAGTATTGCACCTAAATTACGCGGATCTTCAACGCTATCAATAAAAACCACCAAAGAATCC
Protein-coding sequences here:
- a CDS encoding DMT family transporter; protein product: MKVNRALIADLSLAGVCLVWGGTFVMMKNLLGREAPLNVLFWRFAIATLFLLLILPKRIPDKKTFKYGLILGVALFGGYLSQTFGLVYTTPARSAFITGLSVILVPFFSFIFLRTKLKKETMIGVAMALVGLAFLTYNPTEFLKGQIFGDLLTLVGAAAYGLQIVLVEKFSQKSQALPLVIIEMGTVAFLSLLLAIPFRSLHFPAQWTDIGQFVFLGIAATGLAFAIQKVAQKHTTAIHVGIIFVLEPVFAAVVSYFLWQEKFTPRTIAGCFFIVAGILFAEISPRLFNHSPDSESTIFKSNSKPST
- a CDS encoding pyridoxal phosphate-dependent aminotransferase, with product MKSIEKVKKFAKLNDFIADRVYHLSGEGAFEVLAQAQKLEKLGKNIIHLEIGEPDFETPERVKNKAIQAIQTGHTHYVPSSGLNDLKEAVTTYMKRTRGVNVDSEEVVITPGAKPVIFLTFLMLLQPGDEVIYPNPGFPAYRSIIDFAGAKAVPLPLLEENGFRVDTNELKSLITSKTKMLVLNSPHNPTGSRLLAEDLEAIAQVAIEEDLMVFTDEVYSEIVYDGDHVSILQYPGMKERTVLLDAFSKTFAMTGWRLGYAVLPRELAGYLTLLVTNSNSCTCTFTQMAGAEALLFERDSVQNMSNEFRRRRDFLFDRMSKIEGVQIVKPNGAFYYFPNIKSFGLTSREMAAYLLQEAGVALLPGTCFGEQGEGYLRISFSNSMENISEAMDRVELALKRLKA
- the rlmD gene encoding 23S rRNA (uracil(1939)-C(5))-methyltransferase RlmD codes for the protein MLKKGDVIEGTVETFALPDCTGVMRHQNWVVFVPGVLPGEKCRVGVRKVKRNFLQGELSEFIEKSPMRIEPVCPHFQMGCGGCSLQFADYAEQVSIKEKNALNAIERIGKVNLSLVDYEGFIPSVQHLGYRNKMEFNFGTQDGKLICGLRPKGKYWDLIDLQTCYLMNEKVIAGLLDFFRSYGNRNNLKGYDPVRKDGFLRNLLIRYNRSLDQYLIGLSTVSGKLPEEDRLVQDLVHNFPSVSGLVHIVNDSPANALLFEEKILLYGSEYYIETIGSTQYKVSIDSFFQVNIHVGELLFPIIENYTDLQPGESLFDLYSGNGSIGLYLSRQGNRITGIEENPQAVEDARFNATLNSISSYKAICGRVEKVLLDVIGSSLKKGIVDPPRAGLTPKVIKTLVAAHPEKIVYVSCNTTSLARDLAVFAEDNFMLKKITWIDLFPQTPHYEAVALIEPSS
- the rlmB gene encoding 23S rRNA (guanosine(2251)-2'-O)-methyltransferase RlmB gives rise to the protein MQNIIYGRNPVIGALESPRKKPLKLYLQKDIQGEVISKIVDLANRLNLPLVRLDKFALQKIAGYQARHQGVLLVYEPLGNPTWKDILIKAKSKRDSLVVFIDSVEDPRNLGAILRTASAFGVDGVITSKAHTAPINSEVIKASAGEMEKIDIVQENNFTGIVKQFRENNFWMVSFEAAAELSLWKMDFTRGSWGIIVGGEDRGVRKIIRSLCDYVVSIPMENLVSSLNVSVAFGIGLYEVIRQKRGSHSC